The DNA region CACGTGCGAGAAATGGGAGCGAATGATCTCGAGGGCCGACTTGACCTGCTCGGCGGAGAGCTGGCCCCGCTCGATGCGAGTCGGCCCGGGGAGCACCATGAGGCCGCTGGAATGCTTGACGAGAAGACCGTGGAGCAGGGAATCGTCCAGCCGTTCCAGGTTCTCGAGCGCGTCGAGCACCGAGTACGTGTAACGAAGGTTCAGGAAGGTGGCGACGTCGGACTGACGGGTGTCGAGATCGATCAGGATGGTGTGATCGGGCGCGCGCTCCGCCAGGCACACCGCCAGGTTGGTGGCGAGGGTCGTAACGCCGAGGCCCCCCTTGGTGGAGAACACGGACGTGATTCGCCCCGCCCGCGCGGGCGGCGGGACGCCGCGGCGGAGCCGGAGCAGCTTCTCGAGCGCCGCCTCCAGGTCGGTGCGTTGGACCGGGCGGCGCAGGAACTCAACGGCCCCGGCGCGGATCGCCTCGATCACGAAGTCGGCGGAGACGTCGGCGCCGGTAGCGAAGACCGCGGCATCCGGGAAGGAGCGGGTCAAGGCTCCCACCACGTTCGTGGGAGAATTGTCCGCCGCCGCCTTCGCGGCGAGCTCGACGATGATCAGATCGGGCCGGCGCGCCGGGCCCTCGTGTAGGGCCGTCGAGAGGCGTCCGTGCTCGCCGACGAGCTGCACCGAGGCCATCGCCCCGAGGAGCCGCTTCAGGACGGTGGTGGACTCGGTGTCGCTGCCGACGATCAGGACACGAAGAGAAGAGGTCATGGAGCCCCGTGGGTCACCGGGTCGGGAGATTGCTCTGACCGAAAGGACGGGTCACCACGTCACCAACCCCGGGAATGCCAGGGACGAGGGTGAAGTCCTTCTTCTCCTCGTCGCGGAGGTCCATGAGCCGGCGCGCATCCACCCCGGTCCCGGGGGCGTCG from Candidatus Methylomirabilota bacterium includes:
- a CDS encoding AAA family ATPase yields the protein MTSSLRVLIVGSDTESTTVLKRLLGAMASVQLVGEHGRLSTALHEGPARRPDLIIVELAAKAAADNSPTNVVGALTRSFPDAAVFATGADVSADFVIEAIRAGAVEFLRRPVQRTDLEAALEKLLRLRRGVPPPARAGRITSVFSTKGGLGVTTLATNLAVCLAERAPDHTILIDLDTRQSDVATFLNLRYTYSVLDALENLERLDDSLLHGLLVKHSSGLMVLPGPTRIERGQLSAEQVKSALEIIRSHFSHV